One Streptomyces coeruleorubidus DNA segment encodes these proteins:
- a CDS encoding MBL fold metallo-hydrolase, whose product MAGAPRIEHLVTSGTFSLDGGTWDVDNNVWIIGDDDEVVVIDAAHDSDAVLAAVGDRRLSAVVCTHAHDDHVRAAPDLALATGAPILLHPDDQVLWKMVHPGRRPDRPLADGDELMVAGIGLRVLHTPGHAPGAVCLYAPELGALFSGDTLFAGGPGATGRSYSDFGTIIGSIGDRLLTLPGETVVHTGHGETTTVEAEAPHLQEWAARGW is encoded by the coding sequence ATGGCCGGCGCACCGCGCATCGAACACCTCGTCACCAGCGGGACCTTCAGCCTCGACGGCGGGACCTGGGACGTCGACAACAACGTCTGGATCATCGGTGACGACGACGAGGTGGTCGTCATCGACGCGGCGCACGATTCCGACGCCGTCCTGGCGGCCGTCGGTGACCGTCGCCTGTCGGCCGTCGTGTGCACCCACGCCCACGACGACCATGTGCGCGCCGCGCCGGACCTCGCTCTGGCCACGGGCGCGCCCATCCTCCTGCACCCTGACGACCAGGTGCTGTGGAAGATGGTGCACCCCGGCCGGCGGCCCGACAGGCCGCTCGCCGACGGTGACGAACTCATGGTGGCGGGCATCGGCCTGCGTGTCCTCCACACACCCGGACACGCTCCGGGTGCGGTGTGCCTGTACGCACCCGAACTGGGCGCACTGTTCAGTGGTGACACGCTGTTCGCCGGAGGCCCCGGCGCGACCGGGCGCTCGTACAGCGACTTCGGCACGATCATCGGCTCCATCGGTGACCGGCTGCTGACCCTCCCGGGCGAGACGGTCGTCCACACCGGACACGGCGAGACGACGACCGTCGAGGCGGAGGCACCGCACCTTCAGGAGTGGGCCGCCCGCGGCTGGTGA
- a CDS encoding helix-turn-helix transcriptional regulator, with product MFVDQPKDAPRPDVSAVAALDEPTRRRLYDHVARQPGPVGRDEAAAALGLARQTAAFHLDRLADEALLDVVYERRSGRTGPGAGRPAKLYKRSARQVTVSLPERRYELAGRLLAQAMEESEATGEPVRAVLHRKAHQLGAQLAGQGGTGVFDLLESYGFEPRRDGDAIVLGNCPFHALAREHTQTVCGMNLHLLRGVLEGLEDGSLHACLAPSTGHCCVRLEPASSPPATASS from the coding sequence GTGTTCGTGGACCAACCGAAAGACGCACCCCGGCCCGATGTCTCCGCCGTCGCCGCCCTGGACGAACCGACCCGCAGGCGGCTGTACGACCATGTCGCGCGCCAGCCGGGACCGGTCGGCCGCGACGAAGCCGCCGCCGCTCTCGGGCTGGCGCGCCAGACCGCGGCCTTCCATCTGGACCGCCTGGCCGACGAAGCACTCCTCGACGTCGTCTACGAACGGCGCAGCGGCCGCACCGGCCCGGGAGCGGGCAGGCCGGCCAAGCTCTACAAGCGCTCCGCCAGGCAGGTCACCGTCAGCCTGCCCGAGCGGCGCTACGAGCTGGCCGGACGGCTCCTCGCCCAGGCCATGGAGGAATCCGAGGCCACGGGCGAACCGGTCCGCGCCGTCCTGCACCGAAAGGCCCACCAGCTCGGCGCCCAGCTCGCCGGGCAGGGCGGCACCGGCGTGTTCGACCTTCTGGAGAGCTACGGGTTCGAGCCCCGCCGCGACGGTGACGCGATCGTGCTGGGCAACTGCCCCTTCCACGCGCTCGCCCGCGAACACACCCAGACCGTGTGCGGCATGAATCTCCACCTTCTCCGGGGCGTCCTCGAAGGGCTCGAGGACGGCAGCCTCCACGCCTGCCTGGCGCCCAGCACCGGCCACTGCTGTGTCCGTCTGGAGCCGGCTTCCTCCCCGCCCGCGACCGCGAGTTCCTGA